The DNA region TTAATATTTACTCAGACTTCGTCTGGTAGAGTGGTAGGGTAGAGTAATGatgtaattaagattatattatattaattattatatttgatatttttcATGTTAATTTTTCTATTCAAAATatgtaatttaaaataaaaaaatttattatatttatttttcactATATCATATATCAACtaatgtaaaaaaattttaactactctatttaaaatttaaggtaaaatttttaaataggatAACTAATATAGATACTCTTAGTTATAATGcactataatttaaattaaaaaataataaaattttataatctagattacaagGTCAATATCATATAATCTaattacattttaaaattaatatttaactaaaatttaaatatcaaatatattctTAATCTAATTTTTGCATCAATCAGTTGCCGACATCATTGTCGTTGTTTGCCTCCGCCGTTGTCGGCGGTCAGCAATCGACTGTTGTGACCTCTACTGATGGCTGCGACCTTTTTCGTTGGTGGCAGCGACCGTCGACCGTCAACAGAAGTCGtcagatatttttattattttataataatataaattatattttttataaaaactaaTATACAATTCTTTCACCAAAtctaataatataatattaattacattataaattttattacgtTACTCTAACCCAAAAGCAGCCTAGTCTCTATTCTATAACacagtttttttttctatttattttatataaaaatatcaattttGATTGATTATTCTTCTTTTATTTTATACTCCCCTGTTTATTTGAGGCTTTCTACCTACATTTGTCGTGAGACAGCAATTCAACATCTGCCCCCTTCGCCTATTTCTACCAAACAATCACACGAGAAGaaataacaagtaaacagaaccTAATAAATAGCTTATTTCAAGCACACAAGAAGAAATCAGATGCAAGGCTCAAGGCTTAAGGCTCAAGGCTTAAGAACAAAGAACAATTTATTGGATCATCCAAGTAATCATAAGTTCAATGAAGTTTGGAGATCAAGGAGTAACTAACATCAGCGGTATCGACATTATTCGAGACGATGTCTGTCGAAACAACGATATTAAACCACAGACAGATCATCGACAGCAATCGAACACAGCTTCTTCATGTGCCCTTGAGAGAGACACCacaaaaatcatattttctaACCACCGGAAACTTTGCTGTCTCAGGTTATCAATCTGCATCACTTTCAGAAAGCTAGCAGGCTTCTTGACTCGATATATTCAGAATTGAAACTCCGGTGTAACATGGCCCGAAAGAAGAACTATCGACTGTTACACAATTAGAAGATCTGAACCAATATTCCTTCCAAAGGTACACAATGTAGTCATAATGAATCATAGAATCAGCAGCTCATAACAGCACAATTATAAACAAAGTTTCCGGATTCCCTCCTAGCCATCAATTTCCATTCGGGTTCGCTCCTGTTTGGAATCCAAGAATTGAGCTCGACTATCCCTCTATGATTTCCTCTCGGTCCTCCAATAACTACCAATTTTTTGCCACATGAACGGAAAGCGATTCCCCAACCATCAACCGAACCAGATCTCTCAGGTAAGAGCCCAATTTTTTCCCATGAATTCTTCTCCTTAACATACTTCCACACCTCGTTGTCCTTATAATGTGCCGCATAAAGCTCATCCTTCACCACGGCAAGCAATGGAGGTGCATCACTAGCCCCATTGAGACCATTACCATGAGACATCCCATGAATCAACCTCCAAGTGCGAGCTGCAAAGTCATACACTTCACCACATGTTAACGCCTTCTTGTTACTATCCATGCCGCCTATGACATAGAATTTACCATCCATGTAAGCCCCCGAACACTTACTTCGAGCTTTGATCATACTTGGAAGGATCTCCCATCTTTGTGTCTCAGAATCATAAAGCTCCACGGAGTCGAGTATCTCTTTTCGAGCATTGGTGCCACCCGCTACGATAGCCTTGTCACCTAGGCTAGCAGATGCAAACAAGCACCTAGGTGAATTCATTACTACTCCTTCAGACCAAGAGTTAGTCAGAATGCTATATCTCATCACAATGTGAGAAGTCATGGCTTTCCCAAAAACAAGGAGATCAGTGCCCACGGCGAGGGACTCCTTGTCGCCGAACATGAAACTTCCGGTAGGGGGCATTGGAGGGAGACGAAACCACAATCCTCGGTAGGGATCGTATGCCTCCCAATCAGTGAGGCTGCAGGAGAAATAGATCCAATGCTCAATGACACCCCTCTGGCGGCGAAGCCTATAGAGCTCCTCGCTGTGGATGAGTGAGCGGAAGGAAGTATTGAGGGATGCCACAGTAGAATAATAGGACCGGGAAAGGTGAAGGAGACAGTTAATTGTCATGTCCTTTCCGAGAAGGCTGATGAACATGCTTGAATCATTGAATTTGTGCTGGACATCTTGGATATCAGGGGTATCATGATGCTGCTGTGGCTTCTTCCTAATTTGGCAATGATCACCGTCGTCTCCTcctccttgttcttcttcttcctcctcattgATATCATCAGCTAGTGGGCGTTTCCTGCTGCTTGACGACTCAAGGAATCCGAAATCGATGCAATCCCAACTCGATCCTTGCCCTGAAGGATCGTTTAGCACAATTGAGATCAGTTCTGACTTGTCTTTCAACATATTTTCAGTATCTTTCTCTTAATAAATCTTCCCGAGTTGTTCTTGGAACAATAACATCACAGTGCACATTAGAATGAAATGAGATCCAGGGTCAGCGATAACATGTCCAGAACGCGTGTCAAATTGGAGGAACTCAATCAAAATCGAATCTTTGGCATCATCCCAGATGGTCCACAACCAGAAGCGTTAAATCATTGACCTGGAAGAAGAAAAACGCAACCTCATTACTGAATCGAATTGATGTATTCCATCAAACATCAAAGAGGCAAAAGCACCGGCCATAATAGCACTCACAGAGCTTTGATGATACTCAGCGAAAGCAGAGTTGGAGGAACTAGAACGGAAAAAGGAGGAGTCGCGTACCGAAATGAACGACAGATCCTTGCCCAAAACTAGCTCTGTTCGCCCCTTCCTTTCAGATAAAAAACTCGGGATCCCCAACACCAGAACGAAGAGCAACACGAAAACTTATGATCGGGCGCGACGGGAGAGCCAAGAAGTCTTCATCTTGCGCCCCAGCCGTCTTCTTCGCCGCGAGAGAGCGCCGCCATCCCTGTCGTCTTCTATAGTCGCCGGCTTCTATCGCTCACCGGAAGCCATTGGAGGCGTTGCATTGGGGGTGCATTTGTTTGATTCTTGGCTCTCTCTTTTCCCCATTTctagaaaataaagaaattaataaaaatatttttgtttctgCGCAGTTCTTTAATGATGTCACattgcttaattaattaattaattaattaattaacgtgGGAAGAAACGCCTAAAGCCTTAACAATTTTTAATTTTGGCTCTAAGCATCAAATAAGATATAATTGATTTTTGTTGACGATCTTAACCCATTTTGttcttctttattttggatttaggaAACATTAACAAAGACAAATGCTATAATGATTTGAAAAGCATTTCTTCAAATTGTTAGCTTCTGAGTGTTGTTTTACCATTTTCTTAATTAATATTAGTCATCATACACACACGTTTGTGTATTAATATAATACATAAATACctgtaaattatataaaataaatattcattgttaattaattaaataatattatttaatattaatatgatttattttataaaaatcttaatataaaaaataaatagaaattaaattattaatcataatttaaattaCTATCTTATATCATCTGAAAAATTGATGAGATATAAAATTGGATAGATGCaactgtgatttttttttttcaaaaaaattatgaGATACAAATGGATTGATAAGACTTTATTGTATGCAAAAGAGCCGAAACAAATGGATTGATGTGTTGTAATATAAAAAGGATAAGAAGGagaaaattatagtaaaaaatatagaggaagaggagagaagagaatgaTGGAGAGATGATGAGGATTGAGGTAATGAGAAAAAGTGATGCAGATAGTTAAAATTAGGTTATGCGTCTCTAATTTAAAAATGATATAAAGttgaaattattaataaatcttaaaattaagttatccaggttgtcacccaagCACTCGCGGTTCGAGCCTCAGCTATGGCGAATTTGTAGGATTTTTTCCTTCAAATGAGGCATCCAACTAAAGGATGATGGTTTCCTGGATTGTCCGCTGCAAGCATTTCCCGATTTACCTTGGTGGGCGATGAGAAACTTCTATGGGGTCGGGCTGATCACCTCAACCTCGACGTTACCCAgcttggttaatcattttttaaaaaactatattATTTCatgaatatatatatgtatgtatatatacacacacacaagtgTTATTCTGCGCGACTTATAATGCGCGACTTCTGCGTTGGCACTTCGTGACGTGGACGGCAAAATAGGGTTTGGAGGTTGCGCGAGGTAGGGTCTGGAAGCTTCTCGTCGAAGGTTTGTTGCGCGAGGAACAAGGGCGCACGGTGAGGACGACGGCGCGGTAGCGAAATAAGTTTGCCCTAGTTTTCGCTTTTGCAGAGCGATCGACTTTAGAGGCGATGATGAAAGTGTGCTATGTGGAAAAAACGAAAAAGCAAAAAAATGAGAAAGTCAAAACGTGTTAGGtgagaaatagaaaagaaaaagaaacacaaattaaaTGTGTTGGTCAGCAAACAAAACAACGCAGAAAAAAGGTCACACCCATGTTACGaagtcgcccgtgatttacctcctccgtgttaaccctgggacgggttggcggatatatatattacatcaatttaatgattaaaaaataattttgaaatttcattattatttttgaaatacaaAGGTCAAACCTTACCTCCATAATAGTTCAAAattttttgttcaatttttttattttataaatctttttaaaatcttgTATTGAAGATGTCCTTAGTGGTTGAtgaaagaaatgattttaaaaatttcacAACCTTATGTGCGCGTCAATTGCTGTATTCATGACCCTTCAAAATTTTTGTCTCTCAATATTTTGCAAAATAAACTAAGCATTTAGACACATGAGGGTACCTTTAGTTAGTGACCTAATTAACTGAACATTGAATGCAAAACACGACAATTAAATTACAATTACGTCCGTTAACAGTACATGACCAGTTAGAAAATGAATCAAAGATTTAAGCAATAGATGCTATTTTAGAAATGCAATTAATGGTTAATATAgagagataattttaaaaaaataaatatgaaaatatttgaaaaaaaatataattgacttataaaatatgatattagTTGGACATCCTCAataataatcctaaaaattaagaaaaaaatccATTCTAACTAATGATATTCTAATCATTTAGCACTGTCAGTTAAATGTGAGGATCCACATCCACTTCCCAACCGAAACAACTTCCACAATATCAAGAGATACACTTTAATATGAACTAAAACAAGATCACGAGTGGGTTGAGTTGGGAAGTGAAGCAAAGCATTGTTAGGACTCCATGGGTTGTAAAAGATAATGTAGTTTATGGTTGGTTTAGTCAAAAGTTTCTCTTGGAGCacaaaacaaataataataaataatggtTCACATGCAAATCTCCAATCCTTGTTTACTTGTAGAGCAATCAATAGATTATCCTAATCACTTGTGATTATTCTAGGTGAGCACTCGAGCACACTAAGGAACAAGGTGCAAATATTTAAGTACTTTTTTTCTCGTGGCACGGGCTCAGAGTGAGGAGGGAAAGGAAAAACAATGTGCAGTGGCCTTTCGGTGAGCTATAGAAAATGGACAACACAGAGGCTGATCAAGTTCCAAAgctagtttagtttagtttagtttagtccATTAAGAAAATGATTATTAGTACTAATAAGAGTTGAATAGATTATGTACAACAAATTTCCTATaatgggaagaaaaaaaaaatcatacagcttcatcatcatcatcatcagggTCGAGTTCAAGACCTTCTGCAGCTAAAAGTTGACTGATTGCCTTTTTCTTGTCTTCCTCTGCCTTTTTCCGCATCAAATCCCTCTTCCTCAGTACTAGCGTGTGTCTCTTCAGGGTGCTGGAGAAATACTCGATAGATGCCTTCTTTTCCCTCGCTAatatcttcctctcttcctcaGGATCAATCTGAAATATGGTAAAGTTATCAAGCAAGTGTATTGATTGTCGAACAGATTGTGCACACTACAAATTTTCAACGGGTACCATAACATGCGATGTTATATAGATTCAAGACATCCAGAACACATATATAGAATATTTTGGAAGCTAGATAAATATGAAGATGGTTATGGATCAATTTCCTCTAAATCAAGTAACATCAAATGGATGAATAACAATAATGGCCAAGTTAGGAACATATAACAGGTTCCTTTTTTATCATAAACATGTCATTTGAATGCAATTGTTCTTTCAAACCTTTGATCGGGAGAGACGACGTGCTCTCAGGTTCAACTCGCGCTGCTGTTGTTCAGCCCAAGCAGCAATTGCCATATCTCCTCGCTGGTCAAATGCTTTTCGCTTTTTCATTAACCACTCCATCCATGCTTGAGAAGCCTGATAGATGCAAACAAAGAGAGATGTCGGGAAATCACCGAATAAAATAGTTTCATCACCGAGATGAAATAGGCCAGAAGTAGCACAGCAACACTTTAGgatgaaacttaaaaatttatttatgcaaCACATTTTTTATCAGCTAAACTTTCAATTAAAAAATGCTTTGGAATGAGCTTCCAGTCCTCTTTCTCAAAAATGG from Zingiber officinale cultivar Zhangliang chromosome 4B, Zo_v1.1, whole genome shotgun sequence includes:
- the LOC121975382 gene encoding F-box/kelch-repeat protein At1g26930-like, with amino-acid sequence MLKDKSELISIVLNDPSGQGSSWDCIDFGFLESSSSRKRPLADDINEEEEEEQGGGDDGDHCQIRKKPQQHHDTPDIQDVQHKFNDSSMFISLLGKDMTINCLLHLSRSYYSTVASLNTSFRSLIHSEELYRLRRQRGVIEHWIYFSCSLTDWEAYDPYRGLWFRLPPMPPTGSFMFGDKESLAVGTDLLVFGKAMTSHIVMRYSILTNSWSEGVVMNSPRCLFASASLGDKAIVAGGTNARKEILDSVELYDSETQRWEILPSMIKARSKCSGAYMDGKFYVIGGMDSNKKALTCGEVYDFAARTWRLIHGMSHGNGLNGASDAPPLLAVVKDELYAAHYKDNEVWKYVKEKNSWEKIGLLPERSGSVDGWGIAFRSCGKKLVVIGGPRGNHRGIVELNSWIPNRSEPEWKLMARRESGNFVYNCAVMSC